The Pirellulimonas nuda genome includes a region encoding these proteins:
- a CDS encoding efflux RND transporter periplasmic adaptor subunit has product MLGLSTTSAFRFATQHSSVPAACVAALACLALAPGCDKPAPPAAEQPVPRVTVADVVEREVTDSDDFTGKTEASAIVEVRARVYGYLRSTEFKDGDYVKEGQTLFTIEPDEYQAIHEQSLSRIALTTANYDLAKSKLARDEKLVPTNAISQEEYEESVAAMKSAEATVVAAKADANRTALDLKYTVIKAPMSGRIDRALVSDGNLLTGGLTNGTLLTKIVAEQPMYVYFDVDERSLLGYMRQRDRSNVDKSPGSLREQEVPCYVQLADEKDFPHVGKIDFASAEVSAGTGTARLRGVFENKDRSLVSGLFVRIRVPVSKPYRAVLIPERALATDQNIRFVYVVGQDGKAERRNVELGGQRGDLRIVKSGLAAGDRVIVKGLQRVRPGQKVEAENEAATPTPPRS; this is encoded by the coding sequence ATGCTGGGGTTGTCCACCACGTCGGCTTTCCGGTTCGCGACTCAGCACAGCAGCGTCCCGGCCGCTTGTGTCGCAGCGCTCGCGTGCCTGGCTCTTGCCCCGGGTTGCGACAAGCCTGCGCCGCCGGCTGCCGAGCAGCCCGTGCCGCGGGTGACTGTGGCGGACGTTGTTGAGCGAGAGGTGACGGACTCGGACGACTTTACCGGCAAGACAGAAGCGTCCGCGATTGTCGAGGTCCGCGCCCGCGTCTATGGCTACTTGCGGTCGACGGAGTTCAAGGACGGCGACTACGTCAAGGAAGGGCAGACGCTGTTCACGATCGAGCCCGACGAGTATCAGGCAATCCACGAACAATCTCTGTCTCGCATCGCCTTAACCACCGCCAACTACGATCTGGCCAAGTCGAAGCTTGCCCGAGACGAGAAACTGGTGCCGACAAACGCCATTTCACAGGAAGAGTACGAAGAGTCCGTCGCCGCCATGAAGTCGGCAGAGGCGACCGTCGTGGCGGCCAAGGCGGACGCCAACCGGACGGCCCTTGATCTGAAGTACACCGTGATCAAGGCGCCGATGAGCGGCCGCATCGACCGCGCTCTTGTGTCCGACGGCAATCTGCTCACGGGGGGACTGACCAACGGAACGCTGCTCACCAAGATCGTCGCCGAGCAGCCCATGTACGTGTACTTCGATGTCGATGAACGTTCGCTGCTGGGCTACATGCGTCAACGCGACAGGAGCAATGTGGATAAGTCGCCCGGCAGCCTGCGTGAGCAAGAGGTCCCTTGTTACGTGCAATTGGCGGACGAGAAGGACTTCCCGCATGTCGGCAAGATCGACTTTGCCTCGGCCGAGGTAAGCGCCGGCACGGGCACGGCCCGACTACGGGGCGTTTTCGAGAACAAAGACCGGAGTCTGGTGAGCGGGCTCTTTGTGCGAATCCGCGTCCCCGTAAGCAAGCCTTACCGGGCGGTGCTGATCCCCGAACGGGCCCTGGCGACCGACCAGAATATCCGGTTCGTGTATGTCGTAGGACAGGACGGAAAGGCCGAGCGGCGCAACGTGGAGCTGGGGGGGCAACGCGGCGATTTGCGGATCGTGAAGTCGGGGTTGGCCGCGGGCGATCGGGTGATCGTCAAGGGACTTCAGCGCGTCCGGCCTGGGCAGAAGGTGGAGGCCGAGAATGAAGCCGCCACGCCAACACCGCCCCGTTCCTAG